A window of the Candidatus Nitrosotalea okcheonensis genome harbors these coding sequences:
- a CDS encoding Lrp/AsnC ligand binding domain-containing protein has product MEKAYVLIGCELGSENEIVEKLKKIDKVKDAKVVYGDYDIVVEAETDTESQMDSLITKKIRQLARVRSTMTLGVVS; this is encoded by the coding sequence ATGGAAAAAGCATACGTTTTGATCGGTTGCGAGCTTGGTTCCGAAAACGAAATTGTTGAAAAATTGAAGAAAATAGACAAAGTAAAGGATGCAAAGGTAGTATACGGTGATTACGACATCGTAGTAGAAGCTGAAACCGATACTGAATCCCAGATGGACAGCCTAATTACAAAAAAGATTCGTCAATTAGCTAGGGTCAGATCCACTATGACTTTGGGCGTCGTAAGCTGA
- a CDS encoding ribbon-helix-helix domain-containing protein gives MSSSKKTSTITFRLDENTIKRLRNESGHRQVSTNTLVNQALKQFLDWGMYESTVGFVIINKQVFVHVFNKFDEKEIVDVATSVGKDEVKNMALFMNGRIDIRSFLAWFELRMINSAVQVSHIHEDDGFHKYVMKHELGKNWSVYHKTILELIFEEVFNKKIDINIDKTMISFEFFE, from the coding sequence TTGAGCTCAAGTAAAAAAACATCCACAATCACATTTCGTCTTGATGAAAATACCATCAAAAGATTACGTAACGAGTCTGGGCATAGGCAAGTAAGTACTAATACGCTTGTAAATCAGGCGCTGAAACAGTTTCTGGATTGGGGCATGTACGAGTCCACAGTTGGATTTGTAATAATAAACAAACAGGTTTTTGTCCACGTTTTTAACAAATTTGACGAAAAAGAAATAGTTGATGTTGCCACTAGTGTTGGCAAAGATGAGGTAAAAAACATGGCATTATTTATGAACGGCAGGATTGACATCAGGTCCTTTTTGGCGTGGTTTGAATTACGAATGATAAACTCGGCAGTTCAAGTAAGCCATATTCATGAAGATGATGGATTTCACAAATATGTCATGAAACATGAATTGGGAAAAAACTGGTCTGTATACCACAAGACAATTCTTGAATTAATATTTGAGGAAGTCTTTAATAAAAAAATTGACATAAACATTGACAAGACAATGATCTCGTTTGAATTCTTTGAATGA
- a CDS encoding SRPBCC family protein, with protein MIHIVSKIMINSSAKKVWSVISAIERDPYFWKGLERVRNTSHGRNVFTREVTLSNSDKCYQKVTLFPIEGIHIKWTRGSIIGIKDILITQIGNQTLLEVEMNYEIQGIAQLRSRRISEELQNESELALQLIKEDIEQIEPFQIKDRKQWVDLIRE; from the coding sequence ATGATTCACATTGTATCAAAAATAATGATAAATTCATCTGCTAAAAAAGTCTGGAGTGTAATATCTGCAATTGAAAGGGATCCATATTTTTGGAAAGGTCTTGAAAGAGTACGGAATACATCACATGGTAGAAATGTGTTTACTCGGGAGGTGACATTGAGTAATTCTGATAAATGCTATCAAAAAGTCACTCTCTTTCCTATCGAAGGCATTCATATCAAATGGACTAGAGGATCAATAATTGGTATAAAAGACATTTTGATAACGCAAATCGGGAATCAAACCCTTTTGGAAGTTGAGATGAACTATGAGATACAAGGAATTGCACAACTTCGTTCCAGACGTATTTCAGAGGAATTACAAAATGAATCTGAACTGGCATTACAGTTGATAAAAGAAGACATTGAACAAATTGAACCCTTTCAAATAAAAGACAGAAAACAATGGGTGGATTTGATTCGTGAGTAA
- a CDS encoding multicopper oxidase domain-containing protein: MNRRYSMMSIAAVVAVAGLLFASTYSQTQMTASSQSVPSAPAQASIKAVDDMGGIKLQMPNAFAQIPVDQIANLTAQGRHVVDVKLVAQSTTLPIMGGGKYYALTFNGQVPGPTVRVTQGDIVRVTLTVPSTESTPHSIDMHAAQLSATNFGAVKIGQSNTYAFIAETPGAFKYHCEGVNLASMDQHVLSGMYGVLIVDPLNGYNPLIVDKTATQGGKVIVVHHRYEAAAKEFVLQYNQLYLNADGSYDQTAMFLHNTTQTVVNGMAFGYTPNADINKLIKGDPTKNVFPVQPWNDPSLKQYQGHPLFVDLDTHYRLFVVNQGNMPVFFHIVGGQLARVVQGNHVQAQGVQTWLIGGSQDAIIDAVFDSPGAYVAVNHDYAAIFTGAATVFVAGDPFNLGYHPGDMPNPSDAVPPVGVDSIPQKEIVHCLCTDDQAAAIAKSLSG, translated from the coding sequence ATGAACAGACGATACAGTATGATGTCTATTGCCGCAGTAGTGGCAGTAGCAGGATTATTGTTCGCAAGCACATATTCACAGACTCAGATGACTGCATCAAGTCAGAGTGTACCTAGTGCACCGGCACAGGCCTCGATTAAGGCAGTCGATGACATGGGTGGTATCAAATTACAAATGCCAAATGCATTTGCACAGATACCGGTAGATCAAATTGCTAATTTGACTGCACAGGGACGTCATGTAGTAGATGTAAAGTTGGTAGCTCAAAGCACTACTTTGCCTATTATGGGCGGCGGAAAATATTACGCATTGACCTTTAACGGCCAAGTCCCAGGACCAACTGTAAGAGTTACACAAGGCGACATCGTCAGAGTAACTCTCACTGTACCATCGACTGAATCAACTCCACACTCCATAGATATGCACGCAGCTCAACTTAGTGCAACAAACTTTGGAGCTGTTAAGATTGGTCAATCCAACACTTATGCATTTATCGCTGAGACTCCTGGTGCATTCAAGTACCACTGTGAAGGAGTTAATCTTGCATCCATGGACCAACATGTATTGTCCGGCATGTACGGAGTATTAATCGTTGATCCATTGAATGGTTACAATCCATTGATAGTAGACAAGACCGCTACCCAAGGTGGTAAAGTCATAGTCGTACATCATAGGTATGAGGCTGCCGCAAAAGAATTTGTCTTACAGTACAACCAATTGTACTTGAACGCAGATGGCAGCTATGACCAAACAGCAATGTTCCTTCACAATACAACACAAACTGTTGTAAACGGAATGGCATTTGGTTATACACCCAACGCAGATATCAACAAGCTGATAAAGGGTGATCCAACAAAGAATGTCTTCCCAGTGCAACCTTGGAATGATCCATCGCTAAAACAGTATCAAGGACATCCATTATTTGTCGACCTTGACACACACTACAGACTCTTTGTAGTGAATCAAGGAAACATGCCAGTCTTCTTCCACATTGTAGGAGGACAACTTGCTCGTGTAGTGCAAGGCAACCATGTACAAGCTCAAGGAGTTCAGACTTGGTTGATTGGTGGCTCACAGGATGCAATCATTGATGCTGTCTTTGATAGTCCAGGTGCATATGTAGCAGTCAATCATGACTATGCAGCAATCTTTACAGGTGCGGCCACAGTATTTGTCGCAGGTGACCCATTCAACTTGGGATATCATCCAGGCGATATGCCAAACCCATCTGATGCAGTACCTCCAGTAGGTGTAGATTCTATTCCACAAAAGGAAATAGTTCACTGTCTATGTACTGACGATCAAGCAGCTGCAATTGCGAAATCACTGAGCGGGTAA
- a CDS encoding virginiamycin B lyase family protein — protein MNKNTKKLLALSFMAIFIVSTVSVAFLGGGRVANRVSTTDRTITGTPADNYKDKDRPTFCQTGPAKSNKYITEFKIPTACTQPLAIVVDSSGSVWFTESNTGNLGKFDPSSKSFQEFANPQWQSGEKSMMWGLGIAQDGNIWITDSQHSLVWKFNPIDKSYQRFVFPKSNSSGGSFPQMLLIDGKNAYINDFTGRQIGVFSTDHIGPDIGMTTIPSPGNNNFTSSMVTDSSGKIWYTTWIYQQGGNLVSYDQKTGNFTQYTLPQDIQAPNGITIDSSGKLWIMDTASSYFFDFDPISKKFTKHTTSPPPVSAYGNASGLIKTPISRPYWDHFDDNGRLWFNEQVANSLGAYDPSAQSLVEYVIPSKNPNWSDCGTIPDCGVAQLLDFTVNHNKVWFTEWVENNIGVLDPSVALPINVTTSDASIIIHHGQNATVSFNINPQEQLSSPVSIITANTAGPQTISVKPQQTSITVDTPQTVKVRISADNFATPGTYNVLIGARYQDITVSKYISVTLE, from the coding sequence ATGAATAAAAATACCAAAAAGCTTCTTGCATTATCATTTATGGCAATTTTCATAGTTTCCACAGTAAGTGTTGCATTCCTAGGAGGCGGCCGGGTCGCAAACCGGGTTAGTACCACAGATAGAACAATCACTGGTACACCAGCAGATAATTACAAAGACAAGGACAGGCCAACATTTTGTCAGACAGGTCCAGCCAAATCAAACAAGTACATAACAGAATTTAAGATACCCACAGCATGTACCCAGCCGCTTGCAATAGTAGTAGACTCGTCTGGCAGCGTTTGGTTCACAGAATCAAACACAGGAAACTTGGGCAAGTTTGATCCATCTTCAAAATCATTCCAAGAATTTGCCAATCCACAGTGGCAAAGTGGAGAAAAATCCATGATGTGGGGACTTGGCATTGCACAAGATGGAAACATATGGATTACAGACTCGCAACACAGCTTGGTCTGGAAATTCAATCCAATAGACAAGAGCTATCAGAGGTTTGTATTTCCAAAGAGCAATTCGTCAGGTGGATCTTTCCCACAAATGTTACTAATTGATGGTAAAAATGCTTACATCAATGACTTTACTGGAAGACAGATTGGAGTATTTTCCACAGATCATATAGGTCCAGACATAGGCATGACCACCATTCCATCCCCTGGCAATAACAACTTTACAAGTTCAATGGTCACGGATTCTTCAGGAAAAATATGGTATACAACTTGGATATATCAACAGGGAGGAAATCTTGTAAGCTATGACCAAAAAACAGGTAACTTTACCCAGTATACTTTGCCCCAAGATATTCAAGCACCAAATGGAATAACAATTGACTCCTCAGGAAAGTTATGGATAATGGACACTGCAAGCAGTTACTTTTTTGATTTTGATCCAATAAGTAAAAAATTTACAAAGCATACAACTTCCCCACCGCCAGTATCGGCATATGGTAATGCATCAGGATTAATCAAGACGCCAATATCAAGACCATACTGGGATCATTTTGATGACAATGGAAGGTTATGGTTCAACGAACAAGTTGCGAACAGTTTGGGAGCATATGATCCATCAGCCCAATCCCTTGTAGAATATGTAATCCCATCCAAAAATCCCAATTGGTCAGATTGTGGAACCATACCAGACTGCGGAGTGGCCCAGTTACTGGACTTTACAGTAAATCACAACAAGGTATGGTTTACAGAATGGGTTGAAAACAACATTGGAGTTTTGGATCCTAGTGTTGCGCTTCCAATCAATGTAACTACATCTGATGCTTCAATCATCATACATCATGGACAAAATGCAACAGTATCGTTTAACATCAACCCACAAGAGCAGCTCAGTTCTCCGGTGTCCATAATTACAGCAAATACCGCTGGACCTCAAACCATCTCAGTTAAACCACAACAGACTAGCATCACAGTTGATACACCGCAGACCGTCAAGGTCAGAATATCAGCGGACAATTTTGCCACGCCAGGAACGTATAATGTCTTGATAGGTGCAAGGTATCAAGATATCACGGTATCAAAGTACATCAGCGTGACATTAGAGTAA
- a CDS encoding Lrp/AsnC ligand binding domain-containing protein: protein MSFKYNDYKDKDLQETFVLINCHLGKEQQIVKSLQKLHGVKEVQATHGVYDVIVKIQTMTERELNETVRSKILGLGPVTSILMLQSE from the coding sequence ATGTCATTCAAATACAATGATTACAAAGATAAAGACTTGCAAGAAACATTTGTTCTCATAAACTGTCATCTTGGAAAAGAACAACAAATAGTCAAATCCCTACAGAAATTACATGGTGTCAAAGAAGTACAAGCAACACATGGCGTATATGACGTGATAGTAAAAATTCAAACCATGACAGAGAGAGAGTTAAACGAGACGGTACGTTCAAAAATTCTAGGCCTGGGACCAGTTACTAGCATACTTATGCTCCAGTCAGAATAA
- a CDS encoding 50S ribosomal protein L15e: MPSQQDQIWIKMWKENSPELRAKAIQWRKENALVRVDRPSRIQRARRLGYKAKQGIVVVRMRVGKGNMRKKRPVAGRRPKHLGVLRIKPALSMQRVAERRVLERFPNMDLLGSYYVHQDGLYLWYEVILADISHPRIIKDKEIRGKLATLKN; the protein is encoded by the coding sequence ATGCCTAGCCAACAGGATCAAATCTGGATCAAGATGTGGAAAGAAAATTCTCCAGAGCTTAGGGCAAAGGCCATACAATGGAGAAAAGAAAACGCTCTAGTACGTGTGGATAGACCAAGCAGAATCCAAAGGGCACGAAGATTAGGATACAAGGCAAAACAGGGAATTGTTGTAGTAAGAATGCGTGTAGGTAAGGGCAACATGCGCAAGAAGAGGCCAGTTGCAGGAAGAAGACCAAAACACTTGGGTGTACTTCGAATCAAGCCTGCTCTTAGCATGCAAAGAGTTGCAGAGCGTAGAGTGTTGGAGCGATTTCCTAACATGGATCTTCTCGGTTCATACTATGTCCATCAAGATGGTTTGTATCTTTGGTACGAAGTAATACTTGCAGATATTTCCCATCCCAGAATTATAAAAGACAAAGAAATTCGCGGCAAACTTGCTACTCTGAAAAATTGA
- a CDS encoding transcription initiation factor IIB produces MSKHKQILVKPVLDVSTNSSQKINELFPKCTTPNCKGWPIVTDNVSGEILCGSCGLVLEEKSLETISPYAYDSTDYLAKKNSGMGISLTMFDMNMTTIISDRDSLGNSLSRTAKNDFHRLKMLNTRSITSRNKTLRAALLFLNMLQMKLGMPDSVTENSAHLYRKAMRSRMTVGRKSKNLMCACVYASCKQGGIPRSILEISLTSNVGKKEIARTYRSLIEKFDLSIIPFSSKEFLARIANEAQISEKSKRRALEIISTAEETGLARGKHPKALAAASLYLACILNTEQKTQAEITKASGVTSTTIRARYNDLKKLCIESEDKDNLQKTWQNK; encoded by the coding sequence GTGAGTAAACACAAACAAATACTGGTAAAACCAGTACTAGACGTTTCTACAAACAGTTCGCAGAAAATAAACGAATTGTTTCCAAAATGTACTACGCCTAATTGTAAAGGATGGCCAATAGTGACTGATAATGTTTCAGGTGAGATCCTTTGTGGTTCCTGCGGACTAGTTTTAGAAGAAAAATCTCTAGAAACTATTTCGCCATATGCATATGATTCGACTGATTATCTGGCAAAAAAAAATTCTGGAATGGGTATCTCTCTGACAATGTTCGATATGAACATGACAACCATAATCTCAGACAGGGATAGCCTAGGAAATTCTCTTTCCAGAACCGCCAAGAATGATTTTCATCGCCTGAAAATGCTGAACACAAGGAGTATTACTTCTAGAAATAAAACACTACGGGCTGCCCTTTTATTTCTAAATATGTTACAGATGAAACTGGGAATGCCAGATTCTGTGACAGAAAATTCTGCTCATCTGTACAGAAAGGCAATGCGCTCCAGAATGACTGTTGGACGAAAGTCAAAAAATCTAATGTGTGCATGCGTTTATGCATCTTGTAAACAAGGCGGAATCCCTAGATCTATTCTTGAAATATCTCTTACAAGTAACGTAGGAAAAAAAGAAATTGCAAGAACTTATCGAAGCCTGATTGAAAAATTTGATCTATCTATAATTCCTTTTAGCTCTAAAGAATTTTTAGCAAGAATTGCAAATGAAGCACAAATTAGTGAAAAATCAAAAAGAAGGGCCTTGGAAATAATCTCTACAGCTGAGGAAACCGGTCTTGCACGTGGTAAACATCCAAAAGCATTAGCTGCAGCATCGCTCTATTTGGCATGCATTCTAAATACAGAACAAAAGACGCAAGCAGAGATAACTAAGGCCTCGGGTGTTACCTCTACTACAATACGTGCAAGATATAATGATCTAAAAAAATTATGTATAGAGTCAGAAGATAAAGATAATTTGCAAAAAACTTGGCAAAATAAATGA
- the truD gene encoding tRNA pseudouridine(13) synthase TruD: MVPNLDKLIGISTYCTKTEGTGGKIKSSPEQFFVSEILRDKVLDKISSSGSYAIYKLKKQGIDTNHALSDIFTKYGLRLKALGLKDANATTEQYVCDMTTGRSADTLITNRYTLEKIGLVQKPLTKKDMVGNHFKIKIENADFVKVAQFTDHDKILNFFGYQRFGSKRPVSHIIGKAILQKNFDYAVETLLSFTSEYDLVHNNKVREMLKDKSNYAKVFDQVPPQMDIERIVLSEMISHDNPLKALRAIPIQLRRFFVEAFQSFVYNQTMSRAYEFGENMIQPQQGDVCFDKDDNLGRYENDPKQRLAIPLVGYSYSKKNRFDSFISQILVEQQITPKEFFVKEMQEASTEGGFRQAIISCNDFAIKEPYVEFTLSRGSYATTLLREIIKPSDPIAAGF, encoded by the coding sequence GTGGTTCCTAACCTAGACAAACTGATTGGAATTTCTACTTATTGTACCAAGACAGAGGGTACGGGAGGTAAGATCAAATCATCTCCAGAGCAGTTTTTCGTCTCTGAAATATTGCGAGACAAGGTACTTGACAAGATTTCATCGTCAGGAAGTTATGCAATATACAAGCTAAAAAAACAGGGCATAGACACAAACCATGCACTATCAGATATTTTTACGAAATATGGTTTGAGACTCAAAGCTCTTGGCCTCAAGGATGCAAATGCTACAACTGAGCAGTATGTATGCGATATGACAACAGGAAGATCTGCAGATACATTAATTACAAATAGATACACACTTGAGAAAATCGGTCTTGTTCAAAAACCCCTTACAAAAAAAGACATGGTTGGAAACCATTTCAAAATAAAAATAGAAAATGCAGATTTTGTAAAAGTTGCTCAATTTACAGACCATGACAAGATTCTAAATTTTTTTGGATACCAAAGATTTGGAAGCAAGAGACCAGTATCTCACATAATAGGAAAAGCCATTTTGCAAAAAAATTTTGATTATGCGGTGGAGACTTTGCTTTCCTTTACTTCAGAATATGATTTGGTACACAATAACAAGGTACGTGAAATGCTCAAGGACAAGTCAAATTATGCCAAAGTCTTTGACCAGGTTCCTCCACAAATGGACATTGAAAGAATCGTATTAAGTGAAATGATAAGCCATGATAATCCACTCAAGGCGCTTCGTGCAATACCAATACAGTTACGGAGGTTTTTTGTTGAGGCATTCCAGTCATTTGTGTACAACCAAACAATGTCAAGAGCATATGAGTTTGGAGAGAACATGATACAGCCACAACAAGGGGATGTATGTTTTGATAAAGACGATAACCTTGGAAGATACGAAAATGATCCAAAGCAGAGATTAGCAATTCCGCTTGTAGGTTACTCGTACTCAAAAAAGAATCGATTTGACAGTTTCATATCACAAATACTTGTAGAACAGCAGATAACTCCAAAAGAGTTTTTTGTAAAAGAGATGCAGGAAGCAAGTACGGAGGGAGGGTTCAGACAGGCCATCATATCATGTAATGATTTTGCAATAAAGGAACCATATGTTGAGTTTACCCTCTCAAGAGGATCATATGCAACTACACTATTACGTGAGATAATCAAGCCATCAGACCCAATAGCTGCTGGGTTTTAA
- a CDS encoding D-2-hydroxyacid dehydrogenase, with protein sequence MSMDQSVLICDQVAPILNDILQKNGLKITYEPEITPDQIKEKISNFDIVIVRSRTKITKEMIDRTTKCKIIARVGVGLDNIDVEAAKTKGIRVINAVEGAMNAVAELVLGLMLSMAREIPRADREIRNGKWLKKELMGSELSGKYLGIVGLGNIGKRLAKLARGLNMNIIGFDVMPIADDFARDVGLIKADIDTLLSSADYVSFHVPLTDATNHLVNAKRISTMKKTAYIINTSRGEIIDENALYDALKDGRIAGAALDVFEKEPAVGNKLTLLPNIICTPHIGAQTKEAQTLAANVIGEKIIMILRGVI encoded by the coding sequence ATGTCTATGGACCAATCTGTTTTGATCTGTGATCAGGTGGCGCCAATTCTAAATGATATATTACAAAAAAATGGATTAAAAATAACATACGAACCAGAAATTACACCAGATCAAATAAAAGAGAAAATTTCTAATTTTGATATAGTTATAGTAAGAAGCAGGACAAAGATAACAAAAGAAATGATTGATCGTACTACCAAGTGCAAAATAATTGCACGTGTGGGAGTAGGCCTTGATAATATTGACGTTGAGGCTGCCAAGACAAAAGGCATACGGGTTATCAACGCAGTAGAGGGTGCAATGAATGCGGTTGCAGAACTTGTTTTGGGATTGATGCTTTCAATGGCAAGAGAAATACCTAGAGCAGACAGAGAGATACGAAATGGCAAGTGGCTCAAAAAAGAACTCATGGGAAGTGAGCTCTCTGGAAAATATCTTGGCATAGTTGGTTTGGGAAATATTGGAAAAAGACTTGCGAAACTTGCAAGGGGGTTGAATATGAATATTATTGGATTTGATGTGATGCCAATTGCAGACGATTTTGCACGTGATGTAGGGTTGATTAAAGCGGATATTGATACTCTGCTCTCAAGTGCAGATTATGTTTCGTTTCATGTTCCGCTCACTGATGCTACCAATCACTTGGTAAACGCTAAAAGAATCTCTACTATGAAAAAGACGGCATACATAATAAACACATCAAGGGGTGAGATCATTGACGAAAATGCATTGTATGACGCGCTCAAAGATGGCAGGATTGCAGGTGCTGCACTTGATGTATTTGAAAAAGAACCCGCAGTTGGAAATAAACTGACATTACTTCCAAATATTATATGCACCCCGCATATTGGTGCTCAGACAAAAGAAGCGCAGACCCTTGCAGCAAATGTGATAGGAGAAAAAATAATCATGATTCTTCGCGGTGTTATATAG
- a CDS encoding thioredoxin-like domain-containing protein: MFDNIFSKVTKAPEFPPEFNWVNTKEPLSLEKLRGHVIVLDFWTYCCINCMHTLPILAELEKKYSDMPVVFIGVHSAKFFNEQDRKNIEQAVARYEISHPVLVDEKMAVWNKFGINGWPTIAIIDPNGILVYRQSGEGQKEMIEDTIDVILEKHERSHTLAREPIKIAKTIKKSSATLSFPGKISVSKDMIAISDSNHNRVIVTDLSGKVLHIIGSGKIGLEDGKFTDAAFFRPQGVVWKDDFIFVADTENHALRKIDLQNNHVTTLVGTGKQGPWRSSGGRGKEVSISSPWDVAVKDDLVFIAMAGNHQIWVYDINTDLTKPFAGNGQEDIIDGNRMQAHLAQPSGIFIHDDTIYFVDSETSSVREIDLKTQYVRTIAGHGLFAFGYKDGKISESLFQHSLGLCVTTNKIFVADTYNSSIRVIDQKNDSVMTLIGKQGMSTTCRLDDPSCDTLELYEPSDVKWYQDKLYIADTNNHIIRVYDLMTNILETLDIQI, translated from the coding sequence ATGTTTGACAACATATTTTCCAAAGTTACCAAGGCACCAGAATTTCCCCCGGAATTTAATTGGGTCAACACAAAAGAACCGCTTTCACTTGAAAAACTCAGGGGCCATGTGATAGTATTAGACTTTTGGACCTATTGTTGCATAAATTGTATGCACACATTACCCATACTTGCAGAGCTTGAAAAAAAATACAGCGACATGCCAGTTGTATTCATAGGAGTACATTCTGCAAAATTCTTCAATGAGCAAGACAGGAAAAATATTGAACAGGCAGTAGCAAGGTATGAGATATCACATCCAGTACTAGTAGACGAGAAAATGGCCGTCTGGAACAAGTTTGGAATCAATGGCTGGCCTACAATTGCCATAATTGATCCCAATGGGATCCTAGTGTACAGACAGTCGGGAGAGGGTCAAAAAGAGATGATAGAAGATACGATTGATGTCATTTTAGAAAAGCATGAAAGATCTCACACGCTGGCAAGAGAACCAATCAAGATTGCGAAAACTATCAAAAAGAGTAGTGCAACATTATCTTTTCCAGGCAAGATATCAGTATCAAAAGACATGATTGCCATATCAGACTCGAATCATAATAGAGTCATTGTAACAGATCTTTCAGGCAAAGTATTGCACATCATTGGTAGTGGAAAGATAGGACTAGAAGATGGCAAATTTACAGATGCTGCATTTTTCAGACCCCAGGGAGTGGTATGGAAAGATGATTTCATCTTTGTTGCAGACACAGAAAATCATGCGTTACGAAAAATAGACCTGCAAAACAATCACGTTACTACACTTGTTGGAACAGGTAAACAAGGTCCATGGAGATCATCAGGTGGTAGAGGAAAAGAAGTTTCAATTTCATCCCCATGGGATGTTGCAGTAAAAGATGACTTGGTCTTTATTGCAATGGCAGGAAATCATCAGATATGGGTATATGATATCAATACAGATTTGACAAAGCCTTTTGCAGGGAACGGTCAAGAAGACATCATAGACGGCAACAGGATGCAAGCACATCTTGCACAGCCAAGTGGAATTTTCATTCATGATGACACGATATACTTTGTAGATAGTGAAACATCATCAGTCCGGGAAATAGATCTCAAGACGCAGTATGTCAGAACCATTGCAGGTCATGGACTATTTGCATTTGGATACAAAGATGGCAAAATCAGTGAATCATTATTCCAACACTCATTAGGATTGTGTGTAACTACAAACAAAATATTTGTTGCAGATACTTACAATTCTTCAATTAGAGTAATTGATCAAAAGAATGATTCAGTCATGACATTAATTGGAAAGCAGGGCATGAGCACAACATGTAGACTGGATGATCCAAGTTGCGACACACTAGAACTATACGAGCCAAGTGATGTCAAATGGTATCAAGACAAGCTGTACATTGCAGATACAAATAACCACATAATACGAGTTTATGATCTCATGACAAATATTCTAGAGACATTAGATATACAAATTTAG
- a CDS encoding C2H2-type zinc finger protein, giving the protein MDLFKKKFKCEQCDAKFTVYDDLIKHARHDHHHDIVKCDTCGKEFIHEQDRLHHSREEHQKKMEGRIHKSEHKHENKSPSPQDEVDAHTRNFGDNL; this is encoded by the coding sequence TTGGATCTTTTTAAAAAGAAATTCAAATGTGAACAATGTGATGCCAAGTTTACAGTTTATGATGATCTGATAAAACACGCCCGTCATGATCATCACCATGACATTGTCAAATGTGACACATGTGGAAAAGAGTTTATCCATGAACAGGATAGGCTTCACCATTCAAGGGAGGAACACCAGAAGAAAATGGAGGGACGCATTCACAAAAGTGAACACAAACATGAAAACAAGTCCCCTTCTCCGCAAGATGAAGTTGATGCTCACACAAGAAATTTTGGAGATAATCTATAA